In the Acetobacteroides hydrogenigenes genome, CAGAGGTTGATAATACCTCACGAAGCTTTTCGAGCTTGCTCTCGGTGGTTCCGCTAAGGGTGATGATGGGCTGTAGTTTTTCGATCGCGCTATGCTCAATGCCGCGCCCCTCGAGTTCGGCGTTTACGGCATCAAGGCCAATCTTGTCGATCTTATCGATAGCAACGGTGATGTCGATTAGCTTATCGGGGTGACCGATAACCTCGGCAATTCCGCTAAGAATTTTACGGTTGTTTATTTTGATGAGAACGTTAATCCCAAACTTATTGAATGCAGTGTCGATAATCTGCACCAGTTCCACCTCGTTAAGCAACGATTTGCTGCCAATAACGTCGGCATCGCACTGGAAGAACTCGCGGTAGCGACCCTTTTGTGGACGGTCTGCACGCCATACTGGCTGAATCTGGTAGCGCTTAAAGGGGAAGGTGATCTCGTTCTGGTGCTGCACCACGTAGCGGGCAAACGGAACGGTAAGGTCGTAGCGAAGCCCCTTTTCGCAAATCTTGGTGCTAAGAACGTTGGCCCTATCCGAGTTAAACTCCGAAGCATCGGCCCCCGAAGTAAAATCGCCGGAGTTCAAAATCTTAAAGAGCAGCTTATCTCCCTCCTCGCCATACTTACCAAGCAAGGTAGAAAGGTTCTCCATTGCAGGGGTTTCGATGGGCTGGAAGCCATAGGTCTTGTATACCGACTTAATGGTGTCGAAAATATAGTTGCGCTTCGCCATTTCCTCGGGCGAAAAGTCTCGTGTACCTTTTGGAATGCTTGGTTTTTGTGCCATTTTATCGCTTTTTTATTCTTAGTGATGCAAAGATAAGCAACACATCTAAGAATAGAGCATTTTCTTGCCAGGCCCCAAAATTGACAAATTTCTTTCGATTTACTACCTCCAAAAGACTTTTTAATTGCAATAAAAAACCAACTCTTCAATTTACAGCTACATTTTACAACATAAAAAGGCTATTATGTTACACATCTAACACACGAACATTCCTACAAATACCTAAAAACAAACCTATATACAAGTATTTTTGGGCGATTAGGCGTACTCCATCTTTTATGTCGAACACATTTAATTTTCGTAAATTAGCCCTATCGGAACTATAAAAGCATTGCGTATGAAAAGAGTTCTAATCATTCCCGGAATATGTTTAGCAGCGGCGCTATACTCGTGCAAGGACAAACCACACCAAGAATCCACCCAACAACAAGACACTTCAATAACCACACAGATTTCCGATAGCCATTCTGCCGAAAGCTCACTAGATATCGAAGGAACCTATACCGGAACGCTTCCCTGTGCCGATTGCCCGGGCATTAAGGTGGAGATTATCCTCGACAGCGATAAAAGCTTTACCTATAACAGCACCTACATCGACCGCAACGCCAATGCGCCAATTGAGGATATCGGAGAATGGAGCGTAAAAGGGAACATCCTTACGCTTACCTACGACGACAACAGTACGCCTACCAAGTTCTTCGTTGGCGAAGGTTACATCCAACAGCTCGACGGCGATGGCAAGAAGATCACCGGTAAGTTGGCCAACATGTTTATTCTGAAAAAGAAGGCGAACTAAAACAAGAAAGGCGCCTACTATAGCGCCTTTTCTCCAATATTTTTAATCCCTTCGAGCGGATTATGCTTGTGTACCCTATCCTTTACGAGCAGTGTGGTTGTTGGAACCTTCGAATTCATTCCGAAAACCATATCATGCCCTACGCATA is a window encoding:
- the hisS gene encoding histidine--tRNA ligase, whose product is MAQKPSIPKGTRDFSPEEMAKRNYIFDTIKSVYKTYGFQPIETPAMENLSTLLGKYGEEGDKLLFKILNSGDFTSGADASEFNSDRANVLSTKICEKGLRYDLTVPFARYVVQHQNEITFPFKRYQIQPVWRADRPQKGRYREFFQCDADVIGSKSLLNEVELVQIIDTAFNKFGINVLIKINNRKILSGIAEVIGHPDKLIDITVAIDKIDKIGLDAVNAELEGRGIEHSAIEKLQPIITLSGTTESKLEKLREVLSTSEVGMKGIEELAIIFGYLATLNITQEVELDLSLARGLNYYTGAIFEVKSKDTEIGSICGGGRYDDLTGIFGLKDVSGVGISFGADRIYDVLNTLNKYPENSMVGTQLLFINFGKAEELFCLPVMASLRAQGVAVEIYPESAKMKKQMDYANKRNIPFVAIVGENEMQKQVVSLKNMITGEQQEVPVGELIAHLPR
- a CDS encoding copper resistance protein NlpE, whose protein sequence is MKRVLIIPGICLAAALYSCKDKPHQESTQQQDTSITTQISDSHSAESSLDIEGTYTGTLPCADCPGIKVEIILDSDKSFTYNSTYIDRNANAPIEDIGEWSVKGNILTLTYDDNSTPTKFFVGEGYIQQLDGDGKKITGKLANMFILKKKAN